The Lycium barbarum isolate Lr01 chromosome 12, ASM1917538v2, whole genome shotgun sequence genome includes a region encoding these proteins:
- the LOC132624369 gene encoding uncharacterized protein LOC132624369, which yields MLQADQTIDYTMLEPGTRKRKRVSSEPRTSGTTLDAHILEPEDLATDDAEIAPSTAPQAPGADPPSSSTTVPVAPVPPSTTAARGVSTEGMRVLWAADAKVNWLVERLPNFVKEAIEAPMAPYTQAITDIRKEQDKIKEHVRHIDRRLEQIEGGSTGGLPAIRADLAKVKEDIRVLKVPDIELSAPILPSGASLFSTGPTAPAMPSGKGVEEPTGEEEETEEEEEEEEEESEKEFDEELEVDLAVEEARTSARAAGIAEDEIDTYVAMQQSLEASRKSRGASRPPREGEASSSTAPPVDTRLPPSVGPEILTPRLEDDTAPLPLIVPPLEVLPADQTPSDA from the coding sequence ATGTTACAGGCTGACCAAACAATCGATTACACCATGTTAGAACCGGGGACTAGAAAGCGAAAGCGGGTGAGCTCAGAGCCAAGAACTTCGGGGACAACACTTGATGCTCATATTCTTGAGCCCGAAGACTTGGCCACTGATGATGCGGAGATAGCTCCTAGCACTGCACCTCAAGCTCCGGGGGCTGACCCTCCGAGTTCATCCACTACAGTCCCCGTTGCTCCTGTTCCACCATCCACCACAGCAGCTCGTGGAGTGTCTACCGAGGGTATGCGAGTGCTATGGGCCGCAGATGCTAAagttaattggttggttgagaggcTGCCCAATTTTGTGAAAGAGGCGATAGAGGCACCAATGGCACCCTACACTCAGGCGATCACAGATATTAGGAAAGAGCAGGACAAAATTAAGGAGCATGTTCGCCACATTGATCGTCGGCTGGAGCAGATTGAGGGGGGCAGTACAGGCGGCCTTCCTGCCATTCGGGCGGACTTAGCTAAGGTCAAGGAGGACATTCGAGTATTGAAAGTCCCCGACATTGAGctcagtgcacccattctaccatctggtgcctccttattctccactGGGCCCACAGCTCCTGCCATGCCTTCGGGAAAAGGGGTGGAGGAGCCAACTGGGGAGGAAGAAGAaactgaggaagaagaggaagaagaggaggaagaaagtGAGAAAGAGTTTGACGAGGAGCTGGAGGTTGACCTAGCTGTTGAGGAGGCACGTACTTCCGCCCGGGCTGCTGGTATCGCTGAGGATGAGATTGACACATATGTGGCCATGCAACAGTCCCTAGAGGCGAGCAGGAAATCCAGGGGGGCCTCTCGACCCCCGAGGGAGGGGGAGGCCAGTTCATCCACCGCTCCTCCAGTTGACACACGATTGCCCCCATCTGTGGGGCCTGAGATATTGACACCCAGGCTGGAGGATGATACTGCACCGCTCCCATTGATAGTACCTCCGTTGGAAGTCCTCCCTGCTGATCAGACACCATCGGACGCCTGA